CTTAAAATAACGTTAATAAGAGCATCTATATCAGCTGATTTTTCTCCTCGAACACCTTTTAAAAGAATATACGCTTTAGTCTCTTCTATCATTTCTTTGGCTTCTAACCTTGTTAATGGACATAACCTATAAGAAACATCCTTAAGAAAGTTCACGTATATTCCTCCAAGACCAAACATTACAAGTGGACCAAAAACATGATCTCTAACCGCTCCTACAATAACTTCCTTACCTATATGTGCCATTTTTTGCAAAAGAACTCCTAAGATTTTAGCTTGAGGTATAAATAATTTACTTTGTGTTATAATTTTTTCATAAGCTCTTTTTACTTCTTCAGGAGTTTTAATATTAAGAATAACTCCTCCAACATCAGTTTTATGAATAATTTCTGGAGAAATAATTTTCATGGTTAGGGGATAACCTACTTCTGAAGCTACTTTTATAGCTTCTTCTAAGTTTTTAGCTACAGCAGCTTTTGGCGTAGGTATATTAGCAGCTTTGGCAACTTCTAAAGCTTCATCAATAGTTAAAACTGTTCTTTCCTCCAGCTTCACTTTCATTATTATATTTTTAATTTCTTCATGTTTTAAATCAAAAATTTTTTCAGGTTCTTCTTTTGGTGAATTAAGAATAACATAGTAGTCATACATAGTTTTTAAAACATATGCTGTTGCTTCTGGAAAATAGTAATTAGGTATATTATTTTCTTTCAATATTTTTAATGGATTTGATTCATTTTTAAAACCCATAAAAGAAGTTAATATAGGTTTCTCAAAGTTTTGAGTTTTAATTTTAATTATAGTCTCAGCAATTTTTTCAGCCGGGGTCATCGCTTGTGGTGTTACAATGATTATTAATGCATTTATTTTTTTACTTTTTAAGCCTGCTTGAAGAGCAAGAAAATATCTTTTTTCATCAGCATCTCCTAATACATCAAGTGGATTGCTAAAACTTGCGTGAGATGGAAGATTTTCTCTAAGAGTTTTCACAAGTGATTCTTCGAGAAGTGGAAGATTTAACCCACATTTTTCACATGCGTCTGCTGCTAATATTCCCGGCCCTCCGCCATTAGTAATTATTAACACATTATTCCCTTTTGGAATTGGTTGCGACTCAAAAGCTAATATAAGATTAAAAAGTTCTT
This Candidatus Bathyarchaeota archaeon DNA region includes the following protein-coding sequences:
- a CDS encoding acetate--CoA ligase family protein, with product MKLEAFFNPSSIAIIGASREPEKVGHKVLKNLIEAGYKGRIYPINPQASEIMGLKCYKSVLEAPESIDLAIIVVPARIVLKVAEECGEKGVKGLIVISAGFSETGKEGALLEEQLVKICKKYGMKLQGPNCLGIINTRMNINASFASATPTPGIVGFISQSGALGSTILNWALENRVGFTSFISLGNEADLEVSDFLEALGEDEETKVIALYIEGVKDGRKFIRIAKEVSKKKPILALKAGVTEVGVKAVASHTGSLAGSEAAFSAAFKKAGILRVSSLEELFNLILAFESQPIPKGNNVLIITNGGGPGILAADACEKCGLNLPLLEESLVKTLRENLPSHASFSNPLDVLGDADEKRYFLALQAGLKSKKINALIIIVTPQAMTPAEKIAETIIKIKTQNFEKPILTSFMGFKNESNPLKILKENNIPNYYFPEATAYVLKTMYDYYVILNSPKEEPEKIFDLKHEEIKNIIMKVKLEERTVLTIDEALEVAKAANIPTPKAAVAKNLEEAIKVASEVGYPLTMKIISPEIIHKTDVGGVILNIKTPEEVKRAYEKIITQSKLFIPQAKILGVLLQKMAHIGKEVIVGAVRDHVFGPLVMFGLGGIYVNFLKDVSYRLCPLTRLEAKEMIEETKAYILLKGVRGEKSADIDALINVILRISNLMSEFEEIMEIEVNPLVVYEEKKGCTGLDVKVTVKI